Proteins from one Palaemon carinicauda isolate YSFRI2023 chromosome 44, ASM3689809v2, whole genome shotgun sequence genomic window:
- the LOC137634576 gene encoding uncharacterized protein, with protein sequence MKWPSFKKNSSVRNYKASAGAEGKHDAELLEEMFKPGYVFPNQDTDDDLKVHINDVAYFGDIKDVEKLSLSDQAGKSAPTARKFIPGRYKVTVLKPHKDGESGQLNDPLVLFHHELIDPNLLAMQVVRMHVDYCGNHPQLMNSINRHDWCHWTHYEEHVFLDDDVFECELSRATDIVASLGNASASNGRESKVPIAEVFPREFRTLIYFAKSEDAGAIKGYILKNQVRMSSVNKYVFSVENGQGVTVAVGINYSPFSTDEWVYAKVFEDTESDKCFALIVNGNFNLDCEPWNELWTPEERNEMGFTSVMESKLRFPAYQFIRK encoded by the exons ATGAAGTGGCCTAGCTTCAAAAAGAACTCTTCAGTACGAAATT ATAAAGCCAGTGCAGGTGCTGAAGGTAAACACGATGCCGAACTGCTGGAGGAAATGTTTAAGCCTGGATATGTGTTTCCCAACCAAGATACAGACGACGATTTAAAAGTCCATATTAATGATGTCGCTTACTTTGGAGACATCAAAGATGTCGAAAAATTATCTCTGAGCGACCAAGCAGGCAAAAGTGCGCCCACCGCCCGGAAATTCATCCCTGGTAGATACAAGGTAACTGTTCTCAAGCCTCACAAGGACGGGGAATCCGGTCAACTGAATGATCCTCTCGTCTTATTTCATCACGAATTAATAGATCCTAATTTATTAGCGATGCAGGTTGTCCGCATGCACGTTGATTATTGCGGTAACCATCCTCAGCTGATGAACTCGATCAACCGACATGACTGGTGCCACTGGACCCACTATGAAGAGCATGTTTTTTTGGACGACGATGTCTTCGAGTGTGAACTGAGCCGAGCTACCGATATTGTAGCGTCTCTTGGGAATGCCAGTGCGTCGAACGGACGGGAATCTAAGGTTCCAATCGCCGAGGTATTCCCACGAGAATTCCGAACCTTAATTTACTTCGCTAAGAGCGAAGATGCAGGGGCCATTAAAGGGTACATTTTGAAAAATCAAGTTCGTATGTCATCTGTTAATAAATACGTGTTTTCCGTTGAGAATGGACAGGGGGTCACCGTCGCTGTTGGTATAAATTATTCTCCGTTTAGCACTGACGAATGGGTCTACGCCAAGGTCTTCGAGGATACGGAATCTGACAAATGCTTCGCCTTGATTGTCAATGGGAACTTTAATTTGGACTGTGAACCGTGGAATGAGCTTTGGACACCCGAAGAGAGGAACGAAATGGGCTTCACGAGTGTGATGGAGAGCAAACTTAGGTTTCCTGCTTACCAGTTTATAAGGAAATGA